In Polyangium spumosum, a genomic segment contains:
- the cysC gene encoding adenylyl-sulfate kinase — MGSGFVVWFTGLSGAGKSTLGAMLAAELRARGLHVEVLDGDEVRTHLSKGLGFSREDRDTNVRRIGFVAKLVARSGACAITGAISPFRAIRDEQRAQIERFVEVYCAATIDALAERDPKGLYRKALAGEIKGFSGIDDPYEPPVSPEVTVYTDRETKEESLAKILGKLEELGHVRAGGRAQQPSTLLVRPHGGELVLRAVAPALREALAEHARVLPVIELDAEAEIDVEHFAKGTYSPLKGFLGEKDFLRVVREMRLENGLPWPLPITLPVSEEAAGALRIGAEAALRTRDGRLVAVIEVNDLYRPTRGLVGPLGEVDPDLARHEARGPVLVGGEVHVFERRARPHGLPIYDPATTRAMLATRGFVTVAGTRTRSLPRRAEEHLAKVALEITGGLWFQILETFEGERETEAVGLPSRLRCHEVLVERYFPVERVVLSAGLATWSGGGRRAVLDAIVCQNHGCSHAILVGSTYVGGVGGAERAFRVYAPGELGVVPLCFEDAFYSTRTNSMATPRSAPGDTSTWITATEAEILDMITRGEATPPPELLRPEVAHVLLAGPRSRP, encoded by the coding sequence ATGGGTAGCGGCTTCGTCGTCTGGTTCACGGGCCTCTCGGGCGCCGGCAAGAGCACGCTCGGGGCGATGCTCGCGGCGGAGCTACGCGCGCGCGGGCTGCACGTCGAGGTGCTCGACGGCGACGAGGTGCGCACGCATCTGTCGAAGGGGCTCGGCTTCTCGCGCGAGGATCGCGACACGAACGTGCGCCGCATCGGCTTCGTGGCGAAGCTCGTGGCGCGGAGCGGGGCGTGCGCGATCACCGGCGCGATCAGCCCGTTCCGGGCGATCCGCGACGAGCAACGCGCGCAGATCGAGAGGTTCGTCGAGGTGTACTGCGCGGCGACGATCGACGCGCTCGCGGAGCGGGATCCGAAGGGGCTCTACCGCAAGGCGCTGGCGGGCGAGATCAAGGGGTTTTCGGGCATCGACGATCCGTACGAGCCGCCCGTCTCGCCCGAGGTCACGGTGTACACGGATCGCGAGACCAAGGAGGAGAGCCTCGCGAAGATCCTCGGCAAGCTCGAAGAGCTCGGCCACGTGCGCGCAGGCGGGCGCGCGCAGCAGCCCTCGACGCTGCTCGTGCGTCCGCACGGCGGCGAGCTCGTGCTCCGCGCGGTCGCGCCGGCCCTGCGGGAGGCGCTCGCGGAACACGCGCGCGTGCTGCCGGTGATCGAGCTCGACGCAGAGGCCGAGATCGACGTCGAGCACTTCGCGAAGGGCACGTACTCGCCGCTGAAGGGGTTCCTCGGCGAGAAAGATTTCCTGCGCGTGGTGCGGGAGATGCGCCTCGAAAACGGCCTGCCCTGGCCTTTGCCGATCACGCTGCCGGTGAGCGAGGAGGCGGCCGGGGCCTTGCGCATCGGCGCGGAGGCCGCGCTCCGGACGCGCGACGGGCGGCTCGTCGCGGTGATCGAGGTGAACGACCTCTACCGGCCCACGAGAGGGCTCGTGGGGCCGCTCGGGGAGGTCGATCCGGATCTCGCGCGGCACGAGGCGCGCGGGCCCGTGCTCGTGGGCGGCGAGGTGCACGTGTTCGAGCGGCGCGCCCGGCCACACGGGCTCCCGATCTATGATCCGGCCACGACGCGGGCGATGCTGGCGACACGAGGTTTCGTGACCGTCGCGGGCACACGCACGCGCTCGCTGCCGCGGCGGGCCGAGGAGCACCTCGCCAAGGTCGCGCTGGAGATCACGGGCGGGCTCTGGTTCCAGATCCTGGAGACGTTCGAAGGGGAGCGGGAGACGGAGGCGGTCGGCCTGCCGTCGCGGCTGCGGTGCCACGAGGTCCTCGTCGAGCGATACTTCCCGGTCGAACGGGTGGTCCTGTCGGCGGGCCTCGCGACGTGGTCGGGCGGGGGGCGGCGCGCGGTGCTCGACGCGATCGTGTGCCAGAACCACGGCTGTTCCCACGCCATCCTGGTCGGATCGACCTACGTCGGCGGCGTGGGCGGTGCAGAGCGGGCCTTCCGCGTCTATGCTCCCGGAGAGCTCGGGGTCGTGCCACTTTGCTTCGAGGACGCGTTTTACTCCACCCGGACGAACTCGATGGCGACCCCACGGAGCGCCCCCGGGGACACGTCCACGTGGATCACGGCCACCGAGGCCGAGATCCTCGACATGATCACGCGCGGCGAGGCGACGCCCCCGCCGGAGCTGCTGCGGCCCGAGGTCGCGCACGTGCTGCTCGCGGGGCCTCGCTCGCGGCCCTGA
- a CDS encoding aminotransferase class III-fold pyridoxal phosphate-dependent enzyme, whose protein sequence is MDAYDDILRRGFDEYREFVNPLIAQRAALAGEPIKLVRAEGGILFDEQGHAVEDFHGTQAFGHRNPYIADAIRRYLDSDAPSWYPARVNPFAGRLARRLCERAGFYDNAFFACTGSDAVEAALKLARALTKRPRLLGLEGAYHGCTFGSVSLMTKGYLRDPFAPFVEGAEHVPFGDIDALARALAPGDVAAIVVEPIQGEGGVRELPPPFVEALCELTERHGTLLVADEVQTALGRTGRGFLATAHWPRRPDVVLLAKHLGGGITPISAMLTRRETFLRAYGDHFASGESHNTTMGFNALSCVAALAALDLLTDELIGRVARLGEKLKNGLSETLTRSPLFREARGAGFMQGVALSSPDHPWLSFEHFGYDGLGQKSIISPLVCHRLYRRGFFCFTCGHDWSLFRLQPRFDIPEEKLDAFVAAVAEELEYIEGLG, encoded by the coding sequence GTGGACGCGTACGACGACATCCTGCGGCGCGGGTTCGACGAATACCGCGAGTTCGTGAACCCCCTCATCGCGCAGCGCGCCGCGCTCGCCGGCGAGCCCATCAAGCTCGTCCGCGCCGAGGGCGGGATCCTCTTCGACGAGCAGGGCCACGCGGTCGAGGATTTTCACGGCACCCAGGCCTTCGGCCATCGAAATCCGTATATCGCGGACGCGATCCGGCGCTACCTCGACTCGGACGCGCCCTCCTGGTATCCGGCGCGGGTCAACCCCTTCGCCGGCCGCCTCGCGCGGAGGCTCTGCGAGCGCGCCGGTTTTTACGACAATGCCTTCTTCGCCTGCACCGGCAGCGACGCCGTCGAGGCCGCCCTGAAGCTCGCCCGCGCCCTCACGAAACGCCCGCGCCTGCTCGGCCTCGAAGGCGCCTATCACGGCTGCACCTTCGGCAGCGTCTCGCTCATGACGAAGGGTTACCTCCGCGACCCGTTCGCCCCCTTCGTCGAGGGCGCCGAGCACGTCCCCTTCGGCGACATCGACGCCCTCGCGAGGGCCCTCGCGCCCGGCGACGTGGCCGCGATCGTCGTCGAGCCCATCCAGGGCGAAGGCGGCGTGCGTGAATTGCCCCCGCCTTTCGTCGAGGCGCTCTGCGAGCTCACGGAGAGACACGGCACCCTGCTCGTCGCCGACGAGGTCCAGACCGCGCTCGGCCGCACGGGCCGCGGCTTCCTCGCCACCGCCCATTGGCCGCGCCGCCCCGACGTGGTTCTCCTCGCCAAACACCTCGGCGGCGGCATCACGCCGATCTCCGCCATGCTCACGAGGCGCGAGACCTTCCTCCGCGCCTATGGCGACCATTTCGCCTCGGGGGAGAGCCACAACACGACGATGGGCTTCAATGCCCTCTCCTGCGTCGCCGCCCTCGCCGCCCTCGACCTCCTCACCGACGAGCTCATCGGCCGCGTCGCGCGGCTCGGCGAGAAGCTCAAAAACGGTTTGTCGGAGACGCTCACGCGTTCACCGCTCTTCCGCGAGGCGCGCGGCGCGGGCTTCATGCAGGGCGTCGCGCTCAGCAGCCCCGATCACCCCTGGCTCTCGTTCGAACATTTCGGCTACGACGGCCTCGGACAGAAATCGATCATCTCCCCGCTCGTCTGCCACAGGCTCTATCGCCGCGGCTTCTTCTGCTTCACCTGCGGCCACGACTGGAGCCTCTTCCGGCTCCAGCCGCGCTTCGACATCCCCGAGGAGAAGCTCGACGCGTTCGTCGCGGCCGTGGCCGAGGAGCTCGAATACATCGAGGGGCTCGGATGA
- a CDS encoding alpha-hydroxy acid oxidase, with amino-acid sequence MHSSDDPGKTLLHAPQKEASSGLLTVRDFEKAARASLPAMAYDYYRSGADAERALRENLRAFRRWQIHSRVLVDVSRLTLETEILGVPVSMPILVAPTAYHKLAHPEGELATARAAARAGTLYTVSTLATTSLEDITRASSGPLWFQLYVHKDRGLSRSLVERAETAGFRALVLTVDTPVLGRRLRDVRNGFCLPDGLVMANLVDANLAVDAAGSALQQYIASRHDASLSWRDVDWLRGITRLPLLLKGIVRPDDTLLAIDAGAAGIIVSNHGARQLDAAPATLDVLPRVVEAAAGRVPVLVDGGVRWGTDVLKALALGANAVMLGRPILWGLAAAGEAGVFRVLEILRDELATAMALAGCPSLASIDNTLVERRPR; translated from the coding sequence ATGCATTCGAGCGACGATCCCGGGAAGACCCTCCTCCACGCCCCGCAAAAGGAAGCCTCCTCGGGCTTGCTCACCGTGCGTGATTTCGAGAAGGCCGCGCGCGCCTCGCTCCCGGCCATGGCGTACGATTATTATCGCTCCGGCGCCGACGCCGAGCGCGCGCTGCGCGAGAACCTGCGCGCCTTTCGCCGCTGGCAGATCCATTCCCGCGTCCTCGTCGACGTCTCGCGCCTGACGCTCGAGACCGAGATCCTCGGCGTGCCCGTCTCGATGCCGATCCTCGTCGCGCCGACGGCCTACCACAAGCTCGCGCACCCCGAGGGCGAGCTCGCGACCGCGCGCGCCGCCGCCCGCGCGGGCACCCTTTACACCGTCTCCACGCTCGCCACGACCTCCCTCGAAGACATCACGCGCGCCTCGAGCGGCCCGCTCTGGTTCCAGCTCTACGTACACAAGGACCGCGGCCTCAGCCGCTCCCTCGTCGAGCGCGCCGAGACCGCCGGTTTTCGCGCCCTCGTCCTCACTGTCGACACCCCCGTCCTCGGCCGACGCCTCCGCGACGTTCGTAACGGGTTCTGCCTGCCGGACGGCCTCGTCATGGCGAACCTCGTGGACGCCAATCTCGCTGTCGACGCCGCGGGCTCGGCCCTCCAGCAGTACATCGCGTCGCGACACGACGCCTCGCTCTCCTGGCGCGACGTCGATTGGCTGCGCGGCATCACCCGGTTGCCCTTGCTGCTCAAGGGGATCGTTCGTCCGGACGATACATTGCTCGCCATCGACGCGGGCGCCGCCGGCATCATCGTCTCGAACCACGGCGCCCGTCAGCTCGACGCCGCGCCGGCCACGCTCGACGTCCTTCCGCGTGTCGTCGAGGCCGCGGCGGGCCGCGTCCCCGTGCTCGTCGACGGCGGCGTGCGCTGGGGGACGGACGTGCTCAAGGCCCTCGCGCTCGGCGCGAACGCCGTCATGCTCGGCCGGCCCATTCTCTGGGGCCTCGCGGCCGCCGGTGAGGCGGGCGTCTTCCGGGTCCTCGAGATCCTCCGCGACGAGCTCGCGACGGCCATGGCGCTCGCCGGTTGCCCCTCGCTCGCGTCGATCGACAACACGCTCGTCGAACGACGGCCGCGGTGA
- a CDS encoding Mov34/MPN/PAD-1 family protein, with protein sequence MVTDPPWTRADLTITRAALAVVEEDALRGYAADEEACGYLRGPAESPLVCDEAVPMQNVANKLHAIDPERYFRTARTFFSFNEKKFDDAVRAAAQEGRPVKILYHSHLDAGAYFSPTDAAVMSLGEPPAEEGGVITMGPGPAWPLAFLVTSVRAGVIEEHRLFVWDAEARGFVPRGITVVDG encoded by the coding sequence ATGGTGACGGATCCTCCGTGGACACGCGCGGATCTCACGATCACGCGCGCCGCGCTCGCCGTCGTCGAGGAGGACGCGCTCCGCGGCTACGCGGCCGACGAGGAGGCGTGTGGGTACCTGCGTGGCCCCGCCGAGAGCCCGCTCGTCTGCGACGAGGCCGTGCCGATGCAGAACGTCGCGAACAAGCTGCACGCGATCGATCCCGAGCGGTACTTCCGGACGGCGCGCACGTTTTTCTCGTTCAACGAGAAGAAGTTCGACGACGCGGTCCGCGCCGCCGCGCAGGAAGGGCGGCCCGTGAAGATCCTCTACCACTCGCACCTCGACGCGGGCGCGTACTTCAGCCCGACGGACGCGGCCGTGATGAGTCTGGGCGAGCCGCCCGCCGAGGAGGGCGGCGTGATCACGATGGGCCCCGGGCCCGCGTGGCCACTCGCGTTCCTGGTGACGAGCGTACGCGCGGGCGTGATCGAGGAGCACCGGCTCTTCGTGTGGGACGCGGAGGCGCGGGGCTTCGTGCCGCGCGGCATCACCGTCGTTGATGGGTAG
- a CDS encoding ABC transporter permease, translating into MSAFLVLVRMRLLDTLRNRSSIGFTLIFPVVLLGVLGLVFMHGHPFERRYVAVISPGAGGAESAAIEQCVAELSAFEEVRVGREATEAEALGKLRARMASAVLSASPEGVTLRVGTRDRIFGGGLVSALSARPRLEVVEGPAWGYVHYLFPGILAFSVLASGLFGMGYPMALFRQNLFLKKLATTPLRKGTFIAANVAARSSIVLVQVVLLVGAAWLFFDLPLDLVSFGWLLVISMLGVITFLGVGFALAAAIDNAELVVDVISAINMPIVFLSEMFFPLASLPRLLSTIGALLPSTEMVRLSRAVLLYGVTDASRLAGGLGVMALWAAATFAVSLGFFKWHR; encoded by the coding sequence ATGAGCGCATTCCTCGTGCTCGTACGGATGCGGCTCCTCGACACGCTGCGGAACCGGAGCTCGATCGGGTTCACCTTGATCTTCCCGGTCGTGCTGCTCGGCGTGCTGGGGCTCGTGTTCATGCACGGCCACCCGTTCGAGCGGCGGTACGTCGCCGTGATCTCGCCGGGCGCAGGGGGCGCGGAGAGCGCGGCGATCGAGCAGTGCGTCGCGGAGCTCTCCGCGTTCGAGGAGGTGCGCGTGGGGCGCGAGGCGACCGAGGCCGAGGCGCTCGGGAAGTTACGCGCGCGGATGGCGAGCGCGGTGCTCTCGGCTTCGCCCGAGGGCGTGACGCTGCGCGTGGGGACGCGGGATCGGATCTTCGGCGGAGGGCTCGTGTCTGCGCTCTCGGCGCGCCCGCGCCTCGAGGTCGTCGAGGGGCCCGCGTGGGGGTATGTGCACTACCTCTTCCCGGGGATCCTCGCGTTTTCGGTGCTGGCGTCGGGCCTCTTCGGGATGGGGTATCCGATGGCCCTGTTCCGGCAGAACCTGTTCCTGAAGAAGCTCGCGACGACGCCGCTGCGCAAGGGCACGTTCATCGCGGCGAACGTCGCGGCGAGGTCGTCGATCGTGCTCGTGCAGGTCGTCTTGCTCGTCGGCGCGGCGTGGCTCTTCTTCGATCTGCCTCTCGACCTCGTCTCGTTCGGCTGGCTGCTCGTGATCTCGATGCTCGGCGTGATCACGTTCCTCGGCGTGGGCTTCGCGCTCGCGGCGGCGATCGACAACGCCGAGCTCGTCGTCGACGTGATCAGCGCGATCAACATGCCGATCGTCTTCCTGTCGGAGATGTTCTTCCCGCTCGCGTCGCTTCCGCGCCTCCTGTCGACGATCGGCGCGCTCTTGCCCTCGACCGAGATGGTGCGCCTCTCGCGCGCGGTGCTGCTCTACGGCGTGACCGACGCGTCGCGCCTCGCGGGAGGGCTCGGCGTGATGGCGCTCTGGGCGGCGGCGACGTTCGCCGTTAGCCTCGGGTTCTTCAAATGGCACAGATGA
- a CDS encoding radical SAM protein has product MQAEARLLHETTSLCKVCKAALPARVVATPSGEAWMQKRCPTHGAQEVRLSTSATWYERTRAIVPREARPAKVRRPIEHGCPFDCGPCESHTQKVRLPVVTITSACDLDCPICYVHNKNEDAFHMSREEFSRVLDHLVEDHGGDLDIVNLTGGEPLLHPHLLDLVSMARARGIHRVSVCSNGVRLARDEDLVKRLADHGARIALSFDTFDKHTDRALQGATLVDLKVKVLELLDKHQVDTTLIPVMTRGYNDKEVGRIIRMGLELSCVRHLEIHTITYTGQGGASFDRDGRISMLEVLEAIEETTGGMLRVSDFVPSPSAHPLCYQIAYLLLDDEGGPALPFLRFLDHETMYDCLADHLYLEPGTRLERALQDAIDMLWARGEPGDERGLALLDKLVRKLFPKDKRLSPAEALRISERAAKAVYVHSHMDEETFDVERTYQCCDSNCYADGSTIPVCNYNILYREKEPRFMQEPRAWGERAGRRSLPLLQRGRVT; this is encoded by the coding sequence ATGCAGGCCGAAGCGCGACTCCTCCACGAGACCACGAGCCTCTGCAAGGTGTGCAAGGCCGCCCTGCCGGCGCGTGTCGTCGCCACGCCGAGCGGCGAAGCCTGGATGCAGAAGCGCTGCCCGACGCACGGCGCGCAGGAGGTGCGGCTCTCGACGAGCGCCACGTGGTACGAGCGCACGCGCGCCATCGTGCCCAGGGAAGCGAGGCCCGCGAAGGTGCGAAGGCCGATCGAGCACGGCTGTCCCTTCGACTGCGGCCCCTGCGAGAGCCACACGCAGAAGGTCCGCTTGCCCGTCGTGACCATCACGAGCGCGTGCGACCTCGATTGCCCGATCTGCTACGTCCACAACAAGAACGAAGACGCGTTCCACATGAGCCGGGAGGAGTTCTCCCGCGTCCTCGATCACCTCGTCGAGGATCACGGAGGCGACCTCGACATCGTCAACCTCACGGGTGGCGAGCCGCTCCTGCACCCGCACCTGCTCGATCTCGTCTCGATGGCCCGCGCGCGCGGCATCCACCGCGTCAGCGTGTGCTCGAACGGCGTGCGCCTCGCGCGCGACGAGGACCTCGTCAAGCGCCTCGCCGATCACGGCGCGCGGATCGCGCTCTCCTTCGACACCTTCGACAAACACACGGACCGCGCCCTGCAAGGCGCGACGCTCGTCGACCTCAAGGTGAAGGTCCTCGAGCTGCTCGACAAACATCAGGTCGACACGACGCTCATCCCCGTGATGACGCGTGGCTACAACGACAAGGAGGTCGGCCGCATCATCCGCATGGGCCTCGAGCTCTCGTGCGTGCGCCACCTCGAGATCCACACGATCACGTACACGGGCCAGGGCGGTGCCTCGTTCGATCGCGACGGCCGCATCTCCATGCTCGAGGTCCTCGAGGCCATCGAGGAGACGACGGGCGGCATGTTACGCGTCTCCGATTTCGTCCCCTCGCCGAGCGCGCACCCGCTCTGCTACCAGATCGCCTATCTCCTGCTCGACGACGAGGGCGGCCCGGCCCTGCCCTTCTTGCGGTTCCTCGATCACGAGACCATGTACGACTGCCTCGCCGATCACCTCTACCTGGAGCCGGGGACGCGCCTCGAGCGGGCGCTGCAGGACGCGATCGACATGCTCTGGGCGCGCGGCGAGCCGGGCGACGAGCGGGGCCTCGCGCTCCTCGACAAACTCGTCCGGAAATTGTTCCCGAAAGACAAACGCCTCTCGCCGGCCGAGGCGCTGCGTATCTCGGAGCGAGCGGCCAAGGCCGTCTACGTGCACTCGCACATGGACGAGGAGACGTTCGACGTGGAGCGCACGTATCAATGTTGCGATTCCAACTGTTATGCGGACGGCTCGACGATCCCCGTCTGCAATTACAACATCCTCTACCGGGAGAAGGAGCCGCGCTTCATGCAGGAGCCACGCGCCTGGGGTGAACGCGCGGGGAGGCGGTCGCTCCCCCTCCTCCAGCGTGGGCGCGTGACATGA
- a CDS encoding ABC transporter ATP-binding protein — MNEGRAAEIVAAVGLTKRFGDTVALDDVSFAVEGPGLCAVLGPNGAGKTTLLDILLGLAEPTRGTFRLFGDAPRPYPRRRVGVVMQKEAQIERVTAREYAELFSAIYGVRGGEARILARARLEHRARTAVTRLSGGEAARLFIATAVVHDPALVFLDEPTAHLDPENKRLVGEMLREIAEERTLLMTTHDLREADALADRLLFLVGGRVRASGTKAELARAVPEAERRGLPVEDAFFHFCAIEIHEGQATRRGAAT, encoded by the coding sequence ATGAACGAGGGGCGCGCCGCGGAGATCGTCGCTGCCGTCGGGCTCACGAAGCGCTTCGGCGACACCGTGGCGCTCGACGACGTGAGCTTCGCCGTCGAAGGGCCGGGGCTCTGCGCCGTGCTCGGCCCGAACGGCGCGGGGAAGACGACGCTGCTCGACATCCTCCTCGGCCTCGCGGAGCCGACGCGCGGGACGTTCCGGCTCTTCGGCGACGCGCCGCGGCCCTACCCGCGTCGCCGCGTGGGCGTGGTGATGCAGAAGGAGGCGCAGATCGAGCGGGTGACGGCGCGCGAGTACGCCGAGCTCTTCTCGGCGATCTACGGCGTGCGCGGCGGGGAAGCGCGGATCCTCGCGCGCGCGCGGCTCGAGCACCGCGCCCGCACGGCCGTGACGCGGCTCTCGGGCGGCGAGGCGGCGCGGCTCTTCATCGCGACGGCGGTGGTGCACGATCCCGCGCTGGTGTTCCTGGACGAACCCACGGCGCACCTCGACCCGGAGAACAAGCGGCTCGTGGGGGAGATGCTGCGCGAGATCGCGGAGGAGCGGACGCTGCTCATGACGACACACGATCTGCGCGAGGCGGACGCGCTCGCCGATCGGCTGCTCTTCCTCGTGGGCGGGCGCGTGCGCGCGAGCGGGACGAAGGCGGAGCTCGCCCGGGCCGTGCCCGAGGCGGAGCGGCGCGGGCTCCCGGTCGAGGACGCGTTTTTCCATTTCTGCGCGATCGAGATCCACGAGGGCCAGGCGACGCGGCGCGGAGCGGCGACATGA
- a CDS encoding MoaD/ThiS family protein, giving the protein MPLVRIPTPLRTLTGSKDEVEATGATVAELIEDLEKRHPGIRDRLLDEKGVRRFVNIFVGDEDIRFLEGLKTELKATDQISIVPAIAGG; this is encoded by the coding sequence ATGCCCCTCGTTCGAATCCCCACCCCCCTGCGCACGCTCACCGGAAGCAAAGACGAGGTCGAGGCGACGGGCGCGACCGTCGCCGAGCTGATCGAGGACCTCGAGAAGCGCCACCCGGGCATCCGCGATCGTCTGCTCGACGAGAAGGGCGTCCGCCGCTTCGTGAACATCTTCGTCGGCGACGAGGACATCCGCTTCCTCGAGGGCCTGAAGACGGAGCTCAAGGCCACGGACCAGATCTCGATCGTGCCCGCGATCGCGGGCGGCTGA
- a CDS encoding SDR family NAD(P)-dependent oxidoreductase, producing MTRLLEGKRCIVTGGTRGLGLAMSVAFARHGARVALTYHKDDASAEDARRAVAAVGDEPLVFKGSVADSAHVKATVAAVVSAFGGVDVLVNNAAITQVLPISLLEESDWDELMDVNVKGVYLYSRAALRHMIRAKKGSILNIGNFASERVIESPIHYAASKSALRGLTEALAREVGRYSIRVNLLAPGLAEVGMAQGLPQHRQKEYLDKCPLGRLARPGEVAEMAAFLVSDSNTFMTGSKVVLDGGL from the coding sequence ATGACGCGCCTCCTCGAGGGAAAACGTTGCATCGTGACGGGCGGCACGCGTGGCCTCGGCCTCGCCATGAGCGTCGCCTTCGCGCGCCACGGGGCCCGCGTGGCGCTCACGTACCACAAGGACGACGCGAGCGCCGAGGACGCGAGGCGCGCGGTCGCCGCGGTCGGGGACGAACCTTTGGTCTTCAAAGGATCGGTCGCGGACAGCGCGCACGTCAAAGCGACGGTCGCCGCGGTCGTCTCGGCGTTCGGCGGCGTCGACGTGCTCGTGAACAACGCGGCCATCACGCAGGTCCTGCCCATCTCGCTGCTGGAGGAGTCGGACTGGGACGAGCTCATGGACGTCAACGTGAAGGGCGTCTACCTCTACAGCCGCGCCGCCCTGCGCCACATGATCCGGGCGAAGAAGGGGAGCATCCTCAACATCGGCAATTTCGCCTCGGAGCGCGTCATCGAATCGCCGATCCATTACGCCGCCTCGAAATCGGCGCTCCGCGGGCTCACGGAGGCGCTCGCGCGTGAGGTCGGGCGGTATTCGATCCGGGTGAACCTGCTCGCGCCGGGGCTCGCCGAGGTCGGCATGGCGCAGGGCCTGCCGCAGCACCGGCAAAAGGAGTACCTCGACAAATGCCCCCTCGGCCGCCTCGCGCGGCCCGGCGAGGTCGCCGAGATGGCCGCGTTCCTCGTCTCCGATTCGAACACCTTCATGACGGGCTCCAAGGTGGTGCTCGACGGAGGGCTCTAG
- a CDS encoding PLP-dependent cysteine synthase family protein, whose amino-acid sequence MRSSLVRSRRLASVIEAVGDTPLVRLDRVAREAPSVEVYAKLEFANPGGSVKDRAAKRMMTKAIEAGELGGGKILIDSTSGNTGVAYSIFGAALGVPVRLVMPSNVSRARKDITRAFGTEIIFSDPMEGSDGAIRHVREIVAKDPETYFYPDQYSNPNNPLAHYHGTAVEILDALGDRLTHFVAGIGTSGTIVGTSRRLKEHTRPIRCVAVEPTEPLHGLEGLKHLASSLVPAIHDASAYDETFRVSTEEGWDMADRLAREEALHVGHSSGANVFAAVEIAKELHRTAGGGCVVAIVCDRGDRYFAPMKWEKRYLW is encoded by the coding sequence ATGCGCTCGTCGCTCGTGCGATCGCGCCGCCTCGCTTCGGTGATCGAGGCCGTCGGGGACACGCCGCTCGTCCGGCTCGATCGCGTGGCCCGGGAGGCGCCGAGCGTCGAGGTGTACGCGAAGCTCGAGTTCGCGAACCCCGGCGGCTCGGTGAAGGACCGGGCCGCGAAGCGGATGATGACGAAGGCGATCGAGGCGGGAGAGCTCGGCGGGGGGAAGATCCTCATCGACTCGACGAGCGGCAACACGGGCGTCGCCTACTCGATCTTCGGCGCGGCGCTCGGCGTGCCCGTGCGCCTCGTGATGCCCTCGAACGTGAGCCGGGCGCGCAAGGACATCACGCGCGCGTTCGGCACCGAGATCATCTTCAGCGATCCGATGGAGGGCTCCGACGGCGCGATCCGGCACGTGCGCGAGATCGTGGCGAAGGACCCGGAGACGTACTTCTACCCGGATCAGTACTCGAACCCGAACAACCCGCTCGCGCACTACCACGGCACGGCCGTGGAGATCCTCGACGCGCTCGGCGACAGGCTCACGCACTTCGTCGCGGGCATCGGGACGAGCGGGACGATCGTGGGCACGTCGCGCAGGCTGAAGGAGCACACGCGTCCCATCCGCTGCGTCGCCGTCGAGCCGACGGAGCCCTTGCACGGGCTCGAGGGGTTGAAGCACCTCGCGAGCTCGCTCGTGCCGGCGATCCACGACGCGAGCGCCTACGACGAGACGTTCCGCGTGAGCACGGAGGAGGGCTGGGACATGGCCGACCGGCTCGCGCGGGAGGAGGCGCTACACGTCGGGCACTCGAGCGGGGCGAACGTGTTCGCGGCCGTGGAGATCGCCAAGGAGCTGCACCGGACGGCGGGAGGCGGCTGCGTGGTTGCCATCGTCTGCGACCGCGGCGATCGTTACTTCGCGCCGATGAAGTGGGAGAAGCGTTATTTATGGTGA